A single genomic interval of Labrus mixtus chromosome 6, fLabMix1.1, whole genome shotgun sequence harbors:
- the LOC132975667 gene encoding D(1)-like dopamine receptor, whose protein sequence is MENYTTWNNFTQVLSELDGTGGEEEEDDDDEEDGGAGGGSGGLRVLIGCVLFLLIVSTLLGNTLVCAAVVRFRHLRSKVTNFFVISLAVSDLFVAVLVMPWEAITEVTGTWLFGRFCGVWIAFDIMCSTASILNLCIISVDRYWAIASPFKYERKMTHRVAFVMIGVAWTLSILISFIPVQLNWHQAGEEDDKDVVEMVELLISNGRNITNSSINLNASSIAKSCVANLNKTYAISSSLISFYIPVVIMIATYTRIYRIAQTQIRRITSLERAAEQAQNQGLGVNRNQQQQQHHRPNDEASLKSSFKKETKVLKTLSIIMGVFVFCWLPFFVLNCTVPFCDPPCVSDTTFTVFVWFGWANSSLNPVIYAFNADFRRAFSTILGCNQICTNNTVEAVNFSDELVSYHHDTTLHKEQLVPAQPQQLARTIDVGSDHMDDMSAQFDEESIISNGSRGHNRLLLLPANVQLEDDPELSLETITPFTSAAGLESEALIPGQVHQDG, encoded by the coding sequence ATGGAAAACTACACGACGTGGAATAATTTCACACAAGTTCTGTCGGAGCTGGACGGGACGggtggagaggaagaagaggacgaTGACGACGAGGAGGACGGCGGTGCCGGTGGAGGGAGCGGCGGTCTGCGTGTCCTGATCGGCTGCGTCCTCTTCCTACTCATCGTCTCGACGCTGCTTGGGAACACTCTGGTGTGCGCCGCCGTGGTCCGCTTCCGTCACCTGCGCTCCAAAGTCACCAACTTCTTTGTCATCTCTCTGGCAGTGTCTGACCTTTTTGTGGCCGTGCTCGTGATGCCATGGGAGGCCATTACAGAAGTGACCGGCACATGGCTGTTTGGACGTTTTTGTGGGGTCTGGATCGCCTTTGATATCATGTGCTCCACAGCCTCCATCCTGAACCTTTGCATCATCAGTGTGGACCGCTACTGGGCCATCGCAAGCCCATTCAAGTACGAGCGAAAGATGACTCACCGGGTGGCGTTTGTCATGATAGGGGTGGCGTGGACACTTTCGATCCTGATCTCTTTCATTCCTGTGCAGCTGAACTGGCACCAGGCCGGGGAAGAGGATGACAAAGACGTTGTGGAGATGGTGGAACTGCTGATTTCCAATGGCAGGAACATTACAAACAGCAGCATCAACCTCAACGCCAGCTCCATCGCCAAGAGCTGTGTGGCCAACCTGAACAAAACTTATGCCATCTCGTCCTCACTTATCAGCTTCTACATCCCAGTGGTGATCATGATCGCCACCTACACTCGCATCTACAGGATTGCTCAGACCCAAATCCGCAGGATCACGTCTTTGGAGAGGGCGGCGGAGCAGGCGCAGAACCAAGGCCTCGGCGTGAACAggaaccagcagcagcagcagcatcacaggCCCAACGATGAAGCCTCATTGAAGTCGTCCTTTAAGAAAGAAACTAAAGTCCTGAAGACGCTCTCCATCATCATGGGGGTGTTTGTCTTCTGCTGGCTGCCGTTCTTCGTCCTCAACTGCACTGTCCCGTTCTGTGACCCGCCCTGCGTCAGCGACACCACCTTCACCGTCTTCGTCTGGTTCGGTTGGGCCAACTCCTCCCTCAACCCGGTCATCTACGCATTCAATGCTGACTTCCGCCGAGCTTTCTCCACCATTTTGGGCTGCAACCAGATCTGCACGAACAACACGGTGGAGGCTGTGAACTTCAGCGATGAGCTCGTTTCTTACCACCATGACACAACGCTCCACAAGGAGCAGCTGGTCCCTGCGCAGCCACAGCAGCTTGCCCGCACTATTGACGTTGGGTCTGACCACATGGATGATATGAGCGCCCAGTTCGATGAGGAGTCGATCATCTCCAATGGCTCCAGGGGCcacaacaggctgctgctgcttccagctAATGTCCAGTTGGAGGACGACCCAGAACTGTCTTTAGAAACAATCACACCGTTCACCTCAGCTGCAGGACTAGAGAGTGAAGCTCTTATACCAGGACAAGTCCACCAGGATGGCTAG